The window AGTGTGGTTTTCAACCAAGGAAAGGTTGTCCTTGCGTGAAAAAAAGAAAACATGATCAAGGAAGCTTGTCAAGCAAATAGTAATCATTCTTGTTAGGTTGATTCCCCTTGCCAGGTGCGATTAAAGGACTTAATTTGACACGAGCGAAGATTGCTGACGGATCGCCTATCTTCCGCTCCCGCATCCGGGCCGCGCCTTGCGGCATGACCGGGAGCCTCCCGCCCCTTGCAGCGCTTGGACACGAAAATGGTTTTCGTGGCGCTCGGGCTTGGGGCGAACCTATGTATCCGATGACAACCTTCCGTAGGAGGATTACGACGATGATGCAGTATGGAATGCCCACCAGCGCCTCCCGCCCCCGGGCGGAAGTGGTCAACGAGTTCCTGCGCGGCGTGTACGGCTGGATGAGCGGCGGAATGCTGCTTACCGCGGGCGTGGCCTGGGCCACGGTGAACATCCAGCCGCTTCTCCAGTTCGCCGTCAACTCGATGCTCTTTTTGATTCTGGCCGAACTGGGCCTGGTCTTTTTCCTGTCCATGGGCATCCGCAAGATGTCCCCGACCACGGCCATGGCGTCCTTCCTGGGCTACAGCGCCCTCAACGGCCTGACCCTCTCCCCCATCCTGCTGGTCTACACCCAGCAGTCCATTGCCGCCACCTTCGTGGTTACGGCCGGCATGTTCGGTGCCATGAGCGCCTACGGCCTGCTGACCAAAAAGGATCTGACCTCCTGGGGCAGCCTGCTGTTCATGGGGCTTATCGGTATCGTGCTCGCCTCGGTGGTGAACATCTTCCTGGGCAGCGCCACCATGGGCTTCGTGATTTCCGGCATCGGGGTACTGGTGTTCCTGGGCCTCACCGCCTACGACACCCAGCAGCTCAAGGTCATGGGTGA of the Paucidesulfovibrio gracilis DSM 16080 genome contains:
- a CDS encoding Bax inhibitor-1/YccA family protein — encoded protein: MMQYGMPTSASRPRAEVVNEFLRGVYGWMSGGMLLTAGVAWATVNIQPLLQFAVNSMLFLILAELGLVFFLSMGIRKMSPTTAMASFLGYSALNGLTLSPILLVYTQQSIAATFVVTAGMFGAMSAYGLLTKKDLTSWGSLLFMGLIGIVLASVVNIFLGSATMGFVISGIGVLVFLGLTAYDTQQLKVMGDTASGGGDAAIRKMTILGALKLYLDFINLFLFLLRFMGVARD